A region of the Rhizobium leguminosarum bv. trifolii WSM1325 genome:
ACAGCCTGTAAACGGCTGAAATCAAGTGAGATCGCGATTTGAGGCTGTGGTAGATTGTGGGCCGGGCAGAAGAGTGCTGAAATCGGTATCGGCGCCGCGCTCAAAACGGGGATCATTCATGCACAACAAAGAAGCGGATGACGATCGGGCGCCGGACCTGCTCGCTCACTACCGGCCGCTTGCGATCAGAGCCGTGGCCGCGGCGCTCACCCTCAAGCGCGACAGACCGGATGCCCGCCCGCTGCGAGAGACGGAATATTCCGGCCCCGCCTGCACGGACGATGATCAGTGGGACGACGAGCCCGGCATCTCGTTCATCCGTTAAACCAGATATCGATTGATAGGTACTTTCATGTTGAACGCAGCGATCGACCCCGCCCCCTGCAATAATCCGACCGACGGCGCGCCGTTTTCCGGCTTTGCCCCACCGATCCGACCGCAATCCGAACTTCGCCAGGCCATTACGGCTGCCTATCGCCGGTCGGAAACCGAATGCCTGCCGCCGCTCGTTGCGGCAGCGCGCGTCTCCGAGGCAAAACGCTATGACATTCGCAGCACGGCCCGCAGCCTGATCGAGGCGTTGCGCGCCAAGCACAAGGGGACCGGTGTCGAAGGGCTGGTGCAGGAGTA
Encoded here:
- a CDS encoding conserved hypothetical protein (KEGG: rec:RHECIAT_PC0000564 hypothetical protein) produces the protein MHNKEADDDRAPDLLAHYRPLAIRAVAAALTLKRDRPDARPLRETEYSGPACTDDDQWDDEPGISFIR